A window of the Cicer arietinum cultivar CDC Frontier isolate Library 1 chromosome 6, Cicar.CDCFrontier_v2.0, whole genome shotgun sequence genome harbors these coding sequences:
- the LOC101512227 gene encoding thiamine thiazole synthase, chloroplastic-like, which translates to MASVSTITSSFLYTNTSTPSSKSLSFNTTLNLGVQRKFSVSASVAAANSPPPYDLNSFKFDPIKESIVSREMTRRYMTDMVTHADTDVVIVGAGSAGLTCAYELSKNPNVNIAIIEQSVSPGGGAWLGGQLFSAMVVRKPAHLFLNELGIDYDEKDNYVVIKHAALFTSTIMSKLLARPNVKLFNAVAAEDLIVKNGRVGGVVTNWALVSMNHDTQSCMDPNVMEAKVVVSSCGHDGPFGATGVKRLKSIGLIDTVPGMKALDMNTAEDAIVRLTREVVPGMIVTGMEVAEIDGAPRMGPTFGAMMISGQKAAHLALKSLGLPNAVDYATNIHPELVLAAADSDETADA; encoded by the exons ATGGCTTCCGTTTCCACCATCACCTCCTCTTTCCTCTACACCAATACCTCAACCCCTTCTTCCAAATCCCTCTCTTTCAACACAACCCTTAACCTCGGTGTTCAAAGAAAATTCTCTGTTTCCGCATCAGTAGCAGCAGCTAATTCACCACCACCCTATGACCTTAATTCTTTCAAATTCGATCCAATTAAGGAGTCGATTGTGTCACGTGAGATGACACGCAGGTACATGACAGACATGGTGACACACGCTGACACCGATGTTGTCATCGTAGGTGCTGGTTCTGCTGGTCTTACATGTGCTTATGAACTTAGCAAGAATCCAAATGTTAATATTGCAATCATTGAACAATCTGTTAGTCCCGGTGGTGGTGCTTGGCTCGGTGGCCAACTCTTCTCTGCAAtg gttgtgcggaagccagcACATCTATTCTTGAACGAACttggaattgattatgatgaaaagGACAACTATGTTGTGATCAAGCATGCAGCTCTCTTCACTTCCACCATCATGAGCAAGCTTCTAGCAAGGCCAAATGTGAAGCTTTTCAATGCTGTTGCTGCTGAAGATTTGATTGTGAAGAATGGAAGAGTTGGTGGTGTTGTCACTAATTGGGCTTTGGTTTCTATGAACCATGACACTCAATCTTGCATGGACCCAAATGTTATGGAGGCTAAAGTTGTTGTTAGTTCTTGTGGCCATGATGGTCCTTTTGGAGCCACCGGAGTTAAGAGGCTCAAGAGTATCGGCTTGATCGATACCGTCCCTGGAATGAAGGCTCTCGACATGAACACCGCTGAGGATGCTATTGTTAGGCTTACTAGGGAGGTTGTCCCTGGAATGATTGTTACTGGTATGGAGGTTGCTGAGATTGATGGTGCTCCAAGAATG GGTCCAACATTTGGAGCAATGATGATATCAGGGCAGAAAGCAGCCCATCTGGCCTTGAAATCACTAGGACTTCCTAATGCTGTGGATTATGCAACAAACATCCACCCTGAGCTTGTCCTAGCTGCTGCTGATTCTGATGAAACTGCAGATGCTTAA
- the LOC101512553 gene encoding non-specific lipid transfer protein GPI-anchored 6-like, producing the protein MGSKSVTTNPSLFFSILIFLVLMFGLANSDVNQDKAECTDKLLTLANCLPFVTGQAKSPNIDCCTGVKDVINNSKRCLCILIKDRDDPNLGLKINVTLALELPNDCKTPTNITKCVDILHLAPKSPEAKIFEDIQKSMEKNSSTTVAPASNSTGKGTSTITHENGGGWGKKWLMAEVLCWISASLLVSSVFIV; encoded by the exons ATGGGTTCCAAAAGTGTAACAACAAATCCATCACTCTTCTTTTCTATCTTGATTTTCCTAGTCCTTATGTTTGGTCTTGCAAACTCAGATGTGAACCAAGACAAAGCTGAATGCACCGACAAACTCCTTACTTTGGCTAATTGTCTACCTTTTGTAACTGGTCAAGCAAAATCACCAAATATAGATTGTTGCACTGGCGTCAAAGATGTTATTAACAATAGTAAGAGATGTTTATGTATCCTTATTAAAGATCGTGATGACCCAAATCTTGGTTTGAAGATAAATGTCACTCTTGCCCTCGAGTTACCAAATGATTGTAAAACACCTACTAATATAACTAAATGTGTTG ATATTTTGCATTTGGCACCTAAATCTCCTGAAGCTAAGATATTTGAGGACATCCAAAAATCCATGGAAAAAAACAGTTCCACCACAGTTGCTCCag CTAGTAATTCCACTGGAAAAGGAACAAGCACAATAACTCATGAGAATGGTGGAGGATGGGGAAAGAAATGGCTGATGGCAGAGGTGCTCTGTTGGATTTCAGCATCTCTTTTAGTCTCTTCTGTCTTCATTGTTTGA
- the LOC101512966 gene encoding uncharacterized protein, with amino-acid sequence MARRMVAFSTEPRGILGINVLLNVTTSIVLEEENLMEQYHRRDYNINGQQNVGSLKISEVDQPLSCDSKDPCSICLEEYGNGSNLELVYTKCLHVFHKECLDKWVSQLCTNQSSSYSCPLCRSKII; translated from the coding sequence ATGGCTAGACGAATGGTTGCATTCAGCACTGAACCACGTGGAATATTGGGGATTAATGTGTTGCTTAATGTTACCACATCAATTGTACTAGAAGAAGAAAATTTAATGGAGCAATATCATCGTCGTGATTATAATATTAATGGTCAACAAAATGTGGGTTCCTTAAAGATATCTGAAGTTGATCAACCTCTTTCTTGTGATTCTAAAGATCCATGTTCAATTTGTTTGGAGGAGTACGGTAATGGGTCAAATTTAGAACTCGTTTATACAAAATGTTTACATGTTTTTCATAAGGAGTGTCTTGACAAGTGGGTTAGTCAATTATGCACCAATCAATCGtcttcttattcttgtccattgtGTCGATCTAagataatatga